A window of Diospyros lotus cultivar Yz01 chromosome 14, ASM1463336v1, whole genome shotgun sequence contains these coding sequences:
- the LOC127791057 gene encoding uncharacterized protein LOC127791057, producing the protein MSTPTLQKFAIKILSLTCSSSGCERNWSVFENLHTKRRNRLDQLRLNDLVFVKYNRVLRRWYQMRDTIDPIILTDIDESNEWLTGKLDEENDKDDETVFPDDVRGWVDME; encoded by the exons aattcttagcttgacttgtagttcatctgggtgtgaacgtaattggagtgtgtttgaaaat cttcatACTAAGCGGAGAAACAGGCTTGATCAACTTCGTTTAAAcgacttggtgtttgtgaaatacaatagagTATTGAGGCGTTGGTATCAAATGCGTGATACCATTGACCCTATCATATTGACCgacattgatgaaagcaatgaatggttgactggaaaacttgatgaggagaatgataaagatgatgaaactgtttttcCAGATGACGTTAGGGGATGGGTTGACATGGAGTAA